A DNA window from Amycolatopsis sp. DSM 110486 contains the following coding sequences:
- a CDS encoding EfeM/EfeO family lipoprotein: MSSTTASATRSLPSSRTQPIVLVVGSPYGIDDWLGGPAGRYDFVFVNNEGAGAEIYLEDPATERIYVEVEHFGRGVSRAVIASVPPGTYRWVCITDYTIKYSRPVIVTGDPLPYDVYGIIPVTGLDLRIPINTYVGWITGQLPALTEQVNRLRCDLQAGDAAAAKDDWLIAHLTYETLGGAYRAYDETGDDINADPPRGVAPARLADADFTGFRKIEAMLWHDRPLATIVPHVDALLEAIGRLADELALPNAITPIDMGRRAHEILEDALQWDLNGIGDAGSQTELATVDANLTGVWHALDPLRPMLRKQNPYLDQTDQQLRVTQQLVRSHHHADGWVGLAALTVRQRASVNAAMQHSVELLSHAAVVIDPRNATRDRGPITHD, encoded by the coding sequence ATGAGCAGCACGACGGCCTCGGCCACACGATCCCTGCCGTCGAGCCGCACGCAGCCCATCGTGCTGGTCGTCGGCTCGCCCTACGGCATCGACGACTGGCTCGGCGGACCGGCCGGCCGCTACGACTTCGTCTTCGTCAACAACGAGGGCGCCGGCGCGGAGATCTACCTGGAGGACCCCGCGACCGAGCGGATCTACGTCGAGGTCGAGCACTTCGGCCGCGGCGTCAGCCGCGCGGTCATCGCATCGGTGCCGCCCGGAACCTACCGCTGGGTCTGCATCACCGACTACACGATCAAGTACAGCCGGCCGGTCATCGTCACAGGTGACCCATTGCCCTACGACGTGTACGGGATCATCCCCGTGACGGGGCTCGACCTGCGGATCCCGATCAACACCTACGTCGGCTGGATCACCGGACAACTGCCCGCGCTCACCGAACAGGTCAACCGGCTGCGCTGCGACCTGCAAGCCGGCGATGCAGCGGCCGCCAAAGACGACTGGCTGATCGCACACCTCACTTACGAGACGCTGGGCGGCGCCTACCGGGCGTACGACGAGACCGGTGACGACATCAACGCCGACCCGCCGCGCGGCGTCGCCCCCGCCCGCCTCGCTGACGCGGACTTCACCGGCTTCCGCAAGATCGAGGCGATGTTGTGGCACGACCGGCCGCTGGCGACGATCGTGCCGCATGTCGATGCGCTGCTCGAGGCGATCGGCCGGCTCGCCGACGAGCTGGCGCTGCCGAACGCGATCACGCCGATCGACATGGGTCGCCGGGCTCACGAGATCCTCGAGGATGCCCTGCAATGGGACCTGAACGGGATCGGCGACGCCGGCAGCCAGACCGAGCTGGCGACGGTGGACGCGAACCTCACCGGGGTCTGGCACGCTCTGGATCCGCTGCGGCCGATGCTGCGCAAGCAGAACCCGTACCTGGACCAGACCGACCAGCAGCTGCGGGTCACCCAGCAGTTGGTCCGCAGCCACCACCACGCCGACGGCTGGGTCGGGTTGGCCGCACTGACCGTTCGGCAGCGGGCCTCGGTCAATGCGGCAATGCAGCACAGCGTCGAATTGCTCTCCCACGCCGCGGTCGTCATTGACCCGCGCAACGCCACCCGCGACCGAGGCCCGATCACCCATGACTGA
- a CDS encoding alkaline phosphatase family protein: protein MSDNDSASADGNRSATERNRISRRRLIQAAGAAGAAVAAGGLSAVPAEAAPAGAALADAAQDDKSGSNSAQNRHRTGTIKDLKHVVILMQENRSFDHYFGTLDLAGARGFGDKQVLTWQNGQTIYYDPNSRAEGYLLPYHADSLKYNAQNSSARNRYFMEADVPWHHAIAKAYTIGDHYFCSLDTSTSPNRIMMWAGTNDAAGTQGGPVINNNGDYGYAYKFKTYPETLQDAGVSWQIYVNNDTDDNFLGDYTDNTVRSFAAFDPANATPQNTQPRKGLLARGNVVHAHTTQPAGIKNDTSNLDYVLGDFIADCESGDLPEVSWVVAPAAWTEHPTYAPNNGAVYTDRVIQAVHDNPELWESTLIILNYDEPDHANRIGEGGFFDHVVPPIPEVGTVGERAPGIKPGFGGRVPFVLVSPWTRGGFVNSEVFDHTSTIQLIEEWTKSLGKPAICKNINDWRRSVSGNLLSAIDFGNFDTSFPKLPKPADLLKSVVVDASLPAVPQPAVGAQVMPTQQITGKAKRSPLSFQPNGVLVENHNTGTATATFTVEGGAGGKAVNLVGLADKYVPALVGAEPLGIGQDALPLTAGNQRSNSYTWDTKATNGKYAFTFYGPDHFIRSFAGTVVPANDRTSAQPRVDVRLVKGNTRSDGRGKSADATVEFTLSADGSRSVTYTLTANDFAGRKTTIQVPAGKHSVVTWPTEDGYYDVIITAKESADFMQRFAGRAAEK from the coding sequence ATGTCTGACAACGATTCGGCATCCGCGGACGGCAACAGATCGGCCACGGAGCGCAACCGGATCAGCCGGCGCCGGCTGATCCAGGCCGCGGGCGCCGCGGGTGCCGCGGTCGCCGCCGGCGGGCTGTCGGCCGTCCCGGCCGAGGCCGCACCGGCCGGCGCCGCACTGGCCGACGCCGCACAGGACGACAAGTCCGGCTCGAACTCGGCGCAGAACCGGCATCGCACCGGCACGATCAAGGACCTGAAGCACGTCGTCATCTTGATGCAGGAGAACCGGTCGTTCGATCACTACTTCGGCACCCTCGACCTGGCCGGCGCGCGCGGGTTCGGTGACAAGCAGGTGCTGACCTGGCAGAACGGCCAGACGATCTACTACGACCCCAACAGCCGCGCCGAGGGCTACTTGCTGCCCTACCACGCCGACAGCCTGAAGTACAACGCGCAGAACTCCAGCGCGCGCAACCGGTACTTCATGGAAGCCGATGTGCCGTGGCACCACGCTATCGCCAAGGCGTACACCATCGGTGACCACTACTTCTGCTCGCTGGACACCAGCACCAGCCCGAACCGCATCATGATGTGGGCCGGCACCAACGACGCGGCCGGCACCCAGGGTGGTCCGGTCATCAACAACAACGGCGACTACGGCTACGCCTACAAGTTCAAGACCTACCCGGAAACGCTGCAGGACGCCGGCGTCAGCTGGCAGATCTACGTCAACAACGACACCGACGACAACTTCCTCGGCGACTACACCGACAACACCGTCCGTTCCTTCGCGGCGTTCGACCCGGCGAACGCGACCCCGCAGAACACCCAGCCCCGCAAGGGCCTGCTCGCCCGCGGCAACGTGGTGCACGCCCACACCACGCAGCCCGCCGGCATCAAGAACGACACCTCCAACCTCGACTACGTGTTGGGGGACTTCATCGCCGACTGCGAGTCGGGCGACCTCCCCGAGGTGTCCTGGGTCGTCGCGCCCGCGGCGTGGACCGAACACCCGACGTACGCCCCGAACAACGGCGCGGTCTACACCGACCGGGTGATCCAGGCGGTGCACGACAACCCCGAACTGTGGGAGTCGACGCTGATCATCCTGAACTACGACGAGCCCGACCACGCGAACCGCATCGGTGAAGGCGGCTTCTTCGACCACGTCGTCCCGCCGATCCCGGAGGTCGGCACCGTCGGTGAGCGCGCACCCGGAATCAAGCCCGGCTTCGGCGGTCGCGTGCCGTTCGTGCTGGTCTCGCCGTGGACCCGTGGCGGCTTCGTCAACTCCGAGGTGTTCGACCACACCTCGACGATCCAGCTGATCGAGGAGTGGACCAAGAGCCTCGGCAAGCCGGCCATCTGCAAGAACATCAACGACTGGCGGCGCAGCGTCTCCGGCAACCTGCTCTCGGCGATCGACTTCGGCAACTTCGACACGTCGTTCCCGAAGCTGCCGAAACCGGCCGACCTGCTCAAGTCGGTCGTCGTTGATGCCAGCCTGCCGGCAGTGCCCCAGCCGGCCGTCGGTGCGCAGGTCATGCCGACCCAGCAGATCACCGGCAAGGCGAAGCGGAGCCCGCTGTCGTTCCAGCCCAACGGCGTCCTCGTGGAGAACCACAACACCGGCACCGCGACCGCGACCTTCACCGTCGAAGGCGGCGCAGGCGGCAAGGCGGTCAACCTGGTCGGGCTGGCCGACAAGTACGTGCCCGCCCTCGTCGGCGCCGAGCCGCTCGGCATCGGCCAGGACGCGCTGCCGCTCACGGCCGGCAACCAGCGGTCGAACTCGTATACCTGGGACACCAAGGCGACGAACGGCAAGTACGCGTTCACCTTCTACGGGCCCGACCACTTCATCCGGTCCTTCGCCGGCACCGTCGTCCCGGCCAACGACCGGACCTCGGCCCAGCCGCGGGTCGACGTTCGGCTGGTCAAGGGAAACACGCGGTCGGACGGTCGGGGCAAGTCGGCCGACGCGACTGTCGAGTTCACCCTGTCCGCCGACGGCAGCCGGTCAGTGACCTACACGCTGACCGCGAACGACTTCGCCGGGAGGAAGACGACCATCCAGGTGCCCGCCGGCAAGCACAGCGTCGTCACCTGGCCGACCGAGGACGGCTACTACGACGTGATCATCACGGCGAAGGAGTCTGCCGACTTCATGCAGCGGTTCGCCGGTCGCGCCGCGGAGAAGTGA
- a CDS encoding ABC transporter substrate-binding protein, translating into MNVWRSISRPLAALLVVTAVAACGGGAGDDSAAQAAADKLSPAQLAAAAAKEGAVVWYTTFADTDVQPIIADFNKTYPNVKVNALRPSASELPQRIITEQRGGKYNADVVSGEGPQIAQLVQAGALQPYQPKDAPPLPGGLTLPAGYQGVVYVLTTVLAWNPAVVAQRGLTAPKSWEDLTRPEWKGQFSIDPYAVNWYDSLIIAMGHDKALALLKALGANSPRFVQSHTVSLTNVQAGEPPIAATAYGYKASALKRKTPGELDFANGTPLPASLSLIDVVKNSPHPNAARLFDDWIVSKAGQEAVVRITNHTSIRTDVTNDEAVWDPTKWAPAWSHPVLAQSDYNNYLAEMKAALRAP; encoded by the coding sequence ATGAACGTGTGGCGCTCGATCTCCCGGCCGCTCGCGGCCCTGCTTGTGGTCACGGCGGTCGCCGCGTGTGGTGGTGGGGCGGGTGATGACTCGGCGGCCCAGGCCGCGGCCGACAAGCTGAGTCCCGCTCAGCTGGCGGCCGCCGCGGCCAAGGAGGGGGCCGTCGTTTGGTACACGACCTTCGCCGACACCGACGTGCAGCCCATCATCGCCGATTTCAACAAGACGTACCCGAACGTCAAGGTGAACGCGTTGCGGCCCAGCGCATCCGAGCTGCCCCAGCGCATCATCACCGAACAACGCGGCGGGAAGTACAACGCGGACGTCGTCTCCGGGGAGGGGCCGCAGATCGCGCAGCTCGTGCAGGCCGGCGCGTTGCAGCCTTACCAGCCGAAGGACGCGCCGCCGCTGCCTGGCGGCCTGACGCTGCCGGCCGGTTACCAGGGCGTCGTCTACGTGCTCACCACGGTCTTGGCGTGGAACCCGGCCGTGGTGGCGCAGCGCGGACTGACGGCACCCAAGTCGTGGGAGGACCTGACGCGGCCCGAGTGGAAGGGCCAGTTCTCCATCGACCCCTACGCGGTGAACTGGTACGACAGCCTGATCATCGCCATGGGACACGACAAGGCGCTGGCGCTGCTGAAGGCACTCGGCGCGAACTCACCGCGCTTCGTGCAGAGCCACACCGTGTCGCTGACGAACGTCCAGGCGGGCGAGCCGCCCATCGCGGCGACCGCGTACGGCTACAAGGCCTCGGCGCTGAAGCGGAAGACTCCGGGCGAACTGGACTTCGCCAACGGCACCCCGCTGCCGGCGTCGCTCAGCCTGATCGACGTCGTCAAGAACTCGCCGCACCCCAACGCCGCCCGGCTTTTCGACGACTGGATCGTCTCGAAGGCCGGCCAGGAAGCAGTCGTCCGGATCACCAACCACACCTCGATCCGGACGGACGTCACGAACGACGAGGCTGTCTGGGACCCGACCAAATGGGCCCCGGCCTGGAGCCACCCGGTCCTCGCGCAGTCGGACTACAACAACTACCTCGCTGAGATGAAAGCGGCGCTTCGCGCTCCGTGA
- a CDS encoding MarR family winged helix-turn-helix transcriptional regulator, which translates to MSGKSRATDRPGDDSPFALGLLLRRAHARVASTMTAAMRPHGLDLRHFAVLIILVDQGPTTQRDLVEATGSDKAGIMRVVDDLEEKGFAVRKSVPGDRRVREVEITEAGLTAFDAAHDDAVGPAQELVSHLRPGEPAKLMDLLTRFSYPE; encoded by the coding sequence ATGAGTGGGAAGTCGCGGGCGACTGATCGTCCGGGGGATGACTCGCCGTTCGCGCTGGGGTTGCTGCTGCGCCGCGCGCACGCGCGAGTGGCGAGCACGATGACAGCCGCCATGCGGCCGCACGGGCTGGATCTGCGGCACTTCGCCGTGCTGATCATCCTGGTGGACCAAGGGCCGACCACGCAGCGGGACCTGGTCGAGGCGACGGGCTCGGACAAGGCCGGGATCATGCGGGTCGTCGACGATCTGGAGGAGAAGGGGTTCGCGGTCCGCAAGTCCGTGCCGGGGGACCGGCGCGTGCGTGAGGTCGAGATCACCGAAGCCGGGTTGACGGCGTTTGACGCGGCGCACGATGACGCGGTGGGGCCGGCGCAGGAGTTGGTGTCGCACCTGCGGCCAGGTGAGCCGGCGAAGTTGATGGATTTGCTGACGCGGTTCTCGTATCCGGAGTAA
- a CDS encoding LLM class F420-dependent oxidoreductase translates to MQLGLHALGIGTGARRAVIDAVAVAAEACGFATLWSGEHVVMVDRASSRYPYSADGRIAVPAAADWLDPLIGLSFAAAATSTIRVATGVLLLPEHNPIVVAKQAASLDVLSGGRLTLGVGVGWSREEFDALGVPFARRTARTEEYVAAMRTLWRSDVASFMGDFVRFSSIRVNPKPCRATIPIIFGGNSDSALRRAATLGDGWYGFNLDGVPEVADR, encoded by the coding sequence ATGCAACTCGGCTTGCACGCACTGGGCATCGGCACCGGCGCCCGCCGGGCCGTGATCGACGCGGTCGCCGTGGCGGCCGAGGCGTGCGGCTTCGCGACGCTGTGGTCGGGCGAGCACGTCGTGATGGTCGACCGCGCGTCGTCGCGCTACCCGTACTCCGCCGATGGCCGCATCGCCGTCCCGGCGGCCGCGGACTGGCTCGACCCTTTGATCGGCCTCAGTTTCGCCGCCGCGGCCACGTCGACCATCCGCGTCGCCACGGGTGTTTTGCTCTTGCCCGAGCACAACCCGATCGTCGTCGCCAAGCAGGCCGCGAGCCTCGACGTCCTGTCCGGCGGCCGCCTCACCCTCGGCGTGGGCGTCGGCTGGTCGCGCGAGGAGTTCGACGCGCTCGGCGTGCCCTTCGCCCGGCGGACGGCGCGGACTGAGGAGTACGTGGCCGCGATGCGCACGTTGTGGCGCTCGGACGTCGCCTCCTTCATGGGCGACTTCGTCCGGTTCTCATCCATCCGCGTGAATCCGAAACCTTGTCGCGCCACCATCCCGATCATCTTCGGCGGCAACAGCGACTCGGCGCTTCGCCGCGCCGCCACCCTGGGCGACGGCTGGTACGGCTTCAACCTCGACGGCGTTCCCGAGGTCGCCGATCGCTAG
- a CDS encoding RidA family protein gives MTVDHLNPETLSPPVMDLYSQVTVGPPGARLVAIAGQVALDRDEVLVGPGDHAAQVFLNLRAALAAAGCTPAGLVKYTIHVVDSSPALIEPIFAAAQRVFGDEFPKVASTWLGVSSLGLSDWLIEVDALAVTTTPA, from the coding sequence ATGACCGTCGACCACCTCAACCCCGAGACCCTGTCCCCGCCCGTGATGGACCTCTACTCGCAAGTGACCGTCGGCCCGCCCGGCGCGCGGCTCGTGGCGATCGCCGGGCAGGTGGCCCTGGACCGCGACGAGGTGCTGGTCGGCCCGGGCGACCACGCCGCGCAGGTGTTCCTCAACCTGCGCGCGGCACTCGCGGCCGCCGGCTGCACGCCGGCCGGCCTGGTCAAGTACACGATCCACGTCGTCGACTCCTCGCCGGCGCTCATCGAGCCCATTTTCGCCGCGGCCCAGCGCGTGTTCGGCGACGAGTTCCCGAAGGTCGCGAGCACGTGGCTGGGCGTGTCGTCCCTTGGCCTGTCTGACTGGCTGATCGAGGTCGACGCGCTGGCCGTCACCACCACACCGGCCTGA
- a CDS encoding MFS transporter, with protein sequence MTADGSSLPHRVRRVLAIRPFRRLWGVTFLCSTADWLALLGVADLVANAAGSYTAKNFAFSGVVFSNLLPGLLFAPVGGLLADRFDRRAVMVVGDVLRCCLLLSIVVVDVPWWPFAGSFLASSVAMLWIPAKDAAVPNLLRRPDQVETANQLGLVMTYGITVVAAGGLYALTGVGPSLRLPDDLLGANGSVKLALALAAVFYLGSAFTVARRIPELSERVVARRAADGEPGGGFTAMVRDVGRFVRTTPLVRGLIIGAVGAFAAGGAVVGSAQSYAKSVLAGQAGFGLLFAAVFVGLSVGIVSAPKLAARVSHERFFGLAIVLAGFSLVLVALSPHLFVSLVAVVLVGASAGATFLTGVTIIGSQVADDVRGRVNAIYQALLKVVLGGALALVPLLIGLTRQRTFTVFGHDVVVDGTRPVLLGAAVLACGAGVLAYRQMNGRRAGRMFAVARTAVRRRPVRATGFVVTVEGSPSADTAAHAADLADWLQRSGTGTVVLAADPGWGDPRLQTLLSGASVTTARARVLAAAAVRADIVEREVRPALESGAIVVIERLIDSPLEQDGTGLDLEELAGVAEWTVGRLRPDFTILLDHGADEPSPTADAWDRRIRRLLRDLSTTARCVVVETADHDAGRAQIRAAMATALARIATPEAAEEPGPVDRDRRTGTHPDF encoded by the coding sequence ATGACAGCGGACGGCTCTTCGCTGCCGCACCGGGTCCGGCGGGTCCTGGCGATTCGTCCGTTCCGGCGGCTGTGGGGTGTGACGTTCCTGTGCAGCACGGCCGACTGGCTTGCGCTGCTGGGGGTGGCCGACCTGGTCGCGAACGCGGCGGGCAGCTACACGGCCAAGAACTTCGCGTTCTCGGGTGTCGTGTTCAGCAACCTGCTTCCGGGCTTACTGTTCGCGCCGGTGGGCGGCCTGCTGGCGGACCGGTTCGACCGGCGCGCGGTGATGGTCGTCGGTGACGTGCTGCGGTGCTGTCTGCTGCTGTCGATCGTGGTGGTGGACGTGCCGTGGTGGCCGTTCGCCGGCAGCTTTCTCGCGAGCAGTGTGGCGATGCTGTGGATCCCGGCGAAGGACGCCGCGGTGCCGAACCTGCTGCGGCGGCCGGATCAGGTCGAGACCGCGAACCAGCTGGGCCTGGTGATGACCTATGGGATCACGGTGGTCGCGGCCGGTGGGCTGTACGCGTTGACCGGCGTCGGCCCGTCGTTGCGGTTGCCCGATGATCTGCTCGGGGCCAACGGCTCGGTGAAGCTGGCTCTGGCTCTCGCTGCGGTGTTCTACCTGGGCAGTGCGTTCACGGTGGCGCGGCGGATTCCGGAGCTGTCGGAGCGCGTGGTTGCGCGTCGCGCGGCGGATGGCGAGCCCGGCGGCGGATTCACGGCGATGGTGCGGGACGTCGGGCGGTTCGTGCGCACGACTCCGCTTGTGCGAGGGCTGATCATCGGTGCTGTCGGGGCTTTCGCGGCAGGGGGAGCGGTGGTCGGGTCGGCGCAGTCGTACGCGAAGAGCGTGCTGGCCGGGCAGGCCGGGTTCGGGCTGTTGTTCGCCGCGGTGTTCGTCGGTCTGAGCGTGGGCATCGTGAGTGCGCCCAAGCTGGCGGCGCGGGTCTCACACGAGCGGTTCTTCGGTCTCGCGATCGTGCTGGCCGGGTTCTCGCTGGTGCTCGTCGCGCTGTCGCCGCACTTGTTCGTGTCCCTGGTCGCGGTCGTGCTGGTGGGCGCCAGTGCGGGCGCGACGTTCCTGACGGGCGTCACGATCATCGGGTCGCAGGTCGCCGACGACGTGCGCGGCCGGGTCAACGCGATCTACCAGGCACTGCTGAAGGTGGTGCTGGGCGGTGCGCTCGCCCTCGTTCCCTTGCTGATCGGCCTCACCCGGCAACGGACGTTCACCGTCTTCGGCCACGACGTGGTGGTCGACGGGACGCGGCCTGTGCTGCTCGGAGCCGCGGTGCTGGCGTGCGGGGCCGGGGTGCTGGCCTATCGGCAGATGAACGGTCGGCGAGCCGGCCGGATGTTCGCCGTGGCGCGTACCGCGGTGCGGCGTCGGCCGGTGCGGGCGACCGGGTTCGTCGTCACCGTCGAAGGCAGCCCGTCGGCGGACACCGCCGCGCACGCGGCTGACCTCGCCGACTGGCTCCAGCGATCGGGCACCGGCACGGTGGTGCTGGCCGCCGACCCGGGCTGGGGCGACCCGCGGCTGCAGACGCTGCTGTCCGGCGCGTCGGTGACCACCGCGCGAGCCCGAGTGCTCGCCGCGGCCGCCGTGCGGGCCGACATCGTCGAGCGCGAGGTCCGGCCGGCGCTCGAGTCCGGCGCCATCGTCGTGATCGAGCGCCTGATCGACTCGCCGCTGGAACAGGACGGAACCGGACTCGACCTTGAGGAGCTGGCGGGCGTCGCGGAGTGGACGGTCGGCCGTCTCCGGCCGGACTTCACCATCCTGCTCGACCACGGCGCGGACGAGCCATCGCCGACAGCGGACGCCTGGGACCGGCGGATCCGCCGGCTGCTGAGGGACCTCTCGACGACCGCCCGCTGCGTGGTCGTCGAGACCGCCGATCACGATGCCGGCCGGGCACAGATCCGTGCGGCGATGGCCACGGCACTCGCCCGGATCGCCACGCCCGAGGCAGCCGAGGAGCCGGGGCCGGTTGACCGCGATCGCCGCACCGGCACGCATCCGGACTTCTGA